Genomic window (Ananas comosus cultivar F153 linkage group 16, ASM154086v1, whole genome shotgun sequence):
AAATGGTTAATTTCGAGGAGATGGTAACAGGCACTCCTCAGACTAGAGTGCCGAATAATATGATTTGCATCAACAtgaatataaacaaaatattatgacttaagaaagaggaagaaataTGAAGCAGATGACAAACTTGGCTTCCCTACCGTTAAGTCCTCTTTTCAGACACAATGGTCCCATGCAGAAGCCCAAAAAAAAACGAAGaggaatttttttgaaaaagagaataGCAGTTTCATATACCAGAACTCCAAAAtaaaggaccaaaaaaaaaatcaaaacaaaggtGAACGTCACAACAAAAGAGAATTTTATATGACATCTCTGAATTGCCGAAGCATGAGTCGTAatttaatgataataataataatgtccTTACACTGTCTTCAAGTCTTTAAATACTGGCCAGAATGACCAATTTCCTTTTGTCATTTCTATTTCAAGTTTCTTATGTTTTATACATTGTAACTGTTACACCTACATAAAATCGTACAAATGCCAATTTCACTATAGTGGATATCGGGTAGCTTTTCTGCAATTTATGTTGCTGTGTCATTTTAGAAATCAGGCTTCACCAGTAGCATCAATTTTCCATTCTAAATTCGCCGATGACCGTGTTGCATACCGATGAATGCCCTCTAAAAATTGCCCAAAAATAGCATCTGATCCTAAGATTTCAGAGTACTTCGTGAGTATCTCCATAAGCTGATCCCTAAGACCACTGCACCAGCTGCACCAGCCAAAATCTGCAATAAATCACAATAAAAGATAAGTAAGCTAAATCCATTCTCAAGTCAAGACAAATTTATGAACGGCATAGGAGATATTCCTCTACAATCCTACTTGAAATGCCTTAGAACACATTTTGGAAGCAGGTAGTAAAGCATCCACCGACTGGTCCAAGTGATATTGAGGAATCATGCATGTGAATACCAACGGAAAAAACAGCAAATATAGGAGAGTAAGGACATTTTGCAACAAATTATAATATCTTGCAGGAACATTGAGTGGCATACCTTAGCGTCTCTGCTAAAACCGTTGGTGCTCAAATGAAGCAAGGACTTCAGCATCCTAAAGTGAGATAACCGCGGCATTAGAATGACTACAGTGTATTGTTTTCTACATGGAAAAGGTAATATTCTTTGCAATGCCAATTGCACTCTGCTCCGTGTCAAAGCTTTTCTGACTTTAGTCCGTCCTTCATCTTGAATCTGcatggagagagaaaaaagtttcAGCATAAATGTATCAGAGTCATGTCTAGTGATGTATAATGTTTTACAGAAGTTTTCTTGAACAATAGTAAAACGTGCAAAACCTGCAAGTAATGCAATCACAAGAACATTATGCATCGCTCAAAATCAAACAGTACCTTGAATGATGCACCAACATCCCCAGAATAAGCTCTTGATTGGTAGCTTCGCAAAATTCTGTCTAGCCAATAATAATTTTCCTACAAATGCAAGAATGTCAATAACTAAAACAACTTATAAACAATACAAATATtatgtattcaaattagataagTGTCATAAAGTTCAAAAGTAAACCTGCAAACCATTTTCATGAGCTCGTTGTTCTATCTCCAGAACAGTCAAAACATCCTGCTCAGAAGGACCTTGATCTTGAAGATATGATATCTCATCCAAGGCAAGGTCAACCTGTGGGAGATCTGTTAAGTTAATtgaactacaaaaagaaagttGCCCATAATGCAATTTCTGGAAAAAGATTTTGCAAACCATAAAATGCTGGAATAGTACATACAAGTTTAGATGAGATGTCTGGGTCACACGAGAAATTTACACTTATGTCACCACGAACATCTCCACTTCTCGAAGGTTTATTACCACCCAGGAAGACGGAGACATTAACTGAGTATATCTGAATATTCACGAGAAAATATAGTATAAAAGCTGTAACTAATTATGCTAAATgaaaaagggagaaagagaggcACGAAAGAGTATTACCTGGCCATGTTTGAACCGaagaacttgcataattttGGTCTCGAGAAGTTTACTCAAAAACCCAACATAGTGGATCTCTTCCATCTGGAAATGAGCAAATCCATCAATAAATGTTAAGCTGATGAATCATTAAGTCCAGAAATAATATGCACATTTTATGAAGTACCATTGATGAATTCTTCAGCAACACAGGAAATGCTAGTTGGACAGAGCACTGAGCTTCAACCATAGGACTGCGGACAACTTCCCTGCACATAAAAGGCCTAATTTGTAACTAAGGTTCCATAGGAAGAAACACAAGCATAGTTAACAgatcagaaaaaaaaacaaaagttcatGACATATAAGATGTATATAAGCTCATTAAAAGAATACACTGTAAGACACTGGAGATGAGCAAATCATAGCATCGCACACCTAATAATAGTGGCTGGAAATTTGAAAGGCAACCCTTTTAGGTCATCACGGTTAAACTGTAGAATTGGTTCTGACGGCTTTGGTATCCCACCCTAAACAAGACAGTTGAATCAGCTAGTGTAAGATACTTCTGGATTTGGCTGACTTGAAAGAAACTCACCAAGTACTGCAAAATCAAAGGAAGAGACACAGCCGGATGGATATTCCCAACTATGACTACAGTAAAACTTGAAGGATCCTTGAAGCAGTTGTTGAAATATTCACATGCTCTGATGGGATCCACATTTTTCAGGTCACTAATTCGAATCGGCTGCGCATCAAATTgtaacaattaataaaaataacacaCGGGAAAAAGAGggcaaaaaaatctaaacaaacaTACCCTGAAAAAGTAGGAGTTCCCATAATTGAGTTCCCGTACACGATTTGCAAATGCAGTGTAAGGGTCTCTTTCTTGGGCACGAATTGCTTCCTCTGCCATTTGCATTACTATTTTCACTTCCTCTTCCCTTGGTTCCACATTTGTAGTAAATAGTTGGTAGACTAGCTACATATGTCAAGAACAATAATAAAGTTATTCGAAAATATGGTGCAATGTAGCTATCATGTATTTGTCATCATTATCATCGCACACCTACTTTCGTCATGCTATTGgtatttaaatagttttaaatgttATGATTTGTTTCATGTAATATTGACTTAATCACCTTTTCCAGAGAAGTAGGTTCTAAGCAAATGATTGCTAACTGTTGACAAAACAAAAACTTCACTTGTTGACAATTTTTATGCTGATATCCAGATGAAAAAAAGAGACTAGTGTTCACTCGTGTTTCTACAACGTTCTGAGTTCTAAGGAGATAAATTCTTAGCATGTTATTACATGTGATTTTTTGCCAGGACTTACAGGTAATGTGTTTGGAGTTTGGACTAAGAAGATGCAACATTTACAGAAATCCAGGATTATGAAAAAAAGTGAATACAAGATATTCCTTTGAAAAAGAATGATTTGATTGCAATTCTTACGGATGAAACAAATTTGTCAGAACAGAGAGAAAATAAGGCTACAGAAAGGTGGAAAGGCAGAAGGTAAGTAAGGGGTTGAAGGTTATAAAAGAGCGGTCCATTCAAGAGTCAAGAAGAAATGCAAATCAAACAACATGAGATTGCAACAAAAAAGAtgtgtagtattttatgtatgAGCATGGTTTTGTGCAAATGACAAATAGCTTGCAAGACAAACCTGGAGAGCAGTTTCCAGATCAGAAGGCGAGCAATCACCAGAAAACGTTCTCATGTATGCTCCAACTTTTGTGCTGACTTCAGCTCTTTTACCGGCAAGCATGTCCATAAGGACTGACGGTTTATACCCAAATACACCGATCTCTCCAGAGATGGTTGACCCCATTGAGCATGAAATATATTCATCCTCTGACAATTCGGATAAACCACCATAAGCAAACCCAGTAAAAATAACCTGCCAACATTTTTAACATAACCAGATTCAGAACTAAGTATTGAAAGCCACGAGCACCATATGCTGCCTCTAGATGTAAGTAGTTCAAACAAAACAAGACACCAGACTTTACTGATCAATCAATACCTGATCATCAAGAAAGTCGGTACACTTATAGCAAATCCTCATGCCATTGGACAAAAGTAACTCAGAGACACCAATGCTCACGTACTCTACCTGTTCTACAATGCTCCTGAAGAAGGAAGGATAAAGGTGTACAGATAATAATTTGCACCTCAAGTCAATCAACCATAATACAGtacattttcaataaaaaatataggtgACAGTTAAATACCTAGCCTTCCAcatgataaatttataatactAGGGTCCAGGAAAAGTGATACATCATATAAGGAGAGATTTAAGGCTTCTGCATCGTAAATTAGCAAGCGCAGAGCAAGCATTGCCAGTCCACACAATTACACATGTTCTGCTTATATTTCCAAGTACATGCACACTTGAAATCAAATGTTCATATACTGACATATTAATAAGCTGAAGAAATGATTAACATTCCTAAAGTTTTCAACACTTCAACGCCaaaaatatttcttaaaatACATAAAGAAGCAATTGAAgcaattttattcaatttacaaGCAGAAAAAGCAATCTGCTGCAAGTCACCAAGAATAAGAATCTATGATGATGAATGTTATACTTCTAGAGGAGAgtataaatcaacaaaaagtTAAGAACAGACAGATTGAACAGTTAAAAGCTGTTTATCCGACCAACAAGCAATCGACAACAACAACTCGTAAGCAGCAAGTttagaaaatcaaaaaaaggCGAGCAAGTAAAAATCATGAAATATTAAAAGAGCTTTACCCTGGTTCTGGGCTTTCTCCAACAATTTCTTCAGGAACATTTTCATCATCCCAAAGAGgaatatttctctcattttctaaAGCATCGACTTTTACTACAGCAGCTTTCAGATCCTCTAGAGTAGCACGAGCTCGAGGTTCTACTATTTTTATTACACAGCTGCAGGTAGTGCAAAAGTTTATAGCAAACTTTGATACCTCTGCTGGAGAAATGTCTGCATGCATCaaagccaatttttttttaaaacaaaagcaaaaatgaGGAAACAGGAGAAAATGACTCCTCAAAAGCTCAACCAGGAATTTATCACCATGTAAGTGTTATAACATCATCACACAATTTCAGAAGTTAGCCTTTCATATACAGTAGCTAAAACCAAGTTGAAGACGACTACATGTAAATATCTTTATGTAGGTAGGTGAACAAGAGGCAAACACAATTAAATTAGGCACACTTATTTAACTCCTCAAAGATGCTACTTTTAAGTCAATATTTATCCAAAATAACATGTCTTACAGGGAAGCTTTCACATAAGATGATTTACCATATATCCCACAAAAGTTTAACATTCATGGAGCCAGCCTACCAAAATTGCTCTAAGAAACATAACAAAtatcttttgcttttgcttcagTGAAGCTATCCTTGGTTTGGAATTATTTTCAGaacaaatttctaaaatcatgaCAAAGGTCACCATGCTCCAGGCTGCATAAGAAAACCACTGTGAATATGCAATTCCTTTTCTTGTCAAGAAACCTAATTATAAGACATTTAAATTAATGTGCAGCTTCCACAAGCAGCATCTCATAACTTACGAGGCAGGAGAGTCTTCTGTAATTGGGCTTCGTACTCAATACCAACAACCGGTTCCTTGCGTAAAAAGTGCtggaaaaaattatgaaataaatcaataatttcAAGATTCTAAATGACATTTACGAAACCGAATAAGCAGCACTAGGTAAAATTAAACACACAAATCTAAACTTGTATATCAGTAACCAAGGATGCAATATCAGCCCACAGGCAACACTAGGTAAACTGAATGCTAGACTTTAATGTGTTGCTTCATGATGCTACAAGCAAAGGCATAATCAACATCTTGAACAGGTTAAATCATAAATGCTGGTTCAAAAAACATGTACACCTGAACTGGTGGTGAATTATATGTGCTAGACAAATAACTTTGTCAAGATGCAAATGTAAAAAAGAGATCAACTACAATCTGGAGCTAGCTATCCCTGACAGAAAAATGGCCCATCAAAGCCAATCAAAGCAGGAATCATATACTGCGTCACTTTATTGCCTTATTATTTCGGAGaaagtaaacaaaaaatattaaaagatttcAGTCAAAGAAATTGTTGATGGGAAGAATGTTAGTTTGAATTTGATAAATGACACATACGAATATTTTTCAATAACCAtagcaaataaacaaaacatAATTTGAAATAATGGGCTTCACAAGACATAAGTAAACAACATAAGCAAACCAAATCAATAAGAGTAACAAATCAACAAGAGTGACAATTCTAAACAGCATAAGTAAACCAAACATGCAGTGTATATCTCAAGGacgcaaagaaaaaaaaaaaaaagctgctcGAGAACCTGTAAATATTCATCACGTAAACTTGTTGATTGCATTTGGTCACGCTCTAAAAATGCAGATTCAATCTCCGACATCATCAATGCACGTACAATGGATATTTCACGTTCTGAAAAACCATGAAGTCGAACTCGGGCAACCTGAGAGACTTTAAAGTCAAAAGGAATGATTAGGGAGAAACCCCCACACCTTGGGGGGGAAGAGACAAATCATTATATAGTTAACATAAATTATGGTAAACTATACAAGCTTACCCATACATCTGTTATTGTCGTTTAACATACAATTCTTCTGTTTGATCACTCTTCTCCATATGAGGAGTAACTTGTTTACTATTTAGATGACTTGAGATCCTTGGCATTGCGCATATAGAGAAGGTTCAAACTATAAGAGGCTATAACTTCACAAACATTCTACTTAccaaataagataataaatactGTACTAATCTTTGCAATCAATTACCCACTAAAGAAAAGGAATACATAAATTGTTATGTAATTAATTGAGCCACTCTTCTAACTGACTACAGTATACACCTTAAAAGTGTTTACTGCAACCAACCACATAGGGAGTTCACAGGTTTGCAAAGATGCCAATATTGAAACAAGATTAAAACTAATACACTAGATATTATCTGTAGGAGTTTGGAATTTTAAGAATACCTCAAGTAGCATAGACTCAAGGGCCTCAACAGTCCCCCCTTCTCCGCAACTCGAAGTCATGATGTAAGCTTTTACAGGACGAACAAGAGAATCTGCAGCAGAAGAGCAAGAGAAGTATGGGGGATCTCTCCTGCGAGATATTTTGAAAAACCTCTGGTTTAAAGCACAATGAAACATCGCCTCAGCAAGCGAATCCCGGTAATCCTTCACTGTTTTCATCTCACTCACAGGCAGCTTGCAGCTGATCATCACTGCAGACTAAAACaaccgccaaaaaaaaaaagcaccatTTAGTACATTGTACATTGCATTCACATATTAAAAAGCTATCTGCTTGCGAATTCTAATGTATAATTGATGATACATTTCACTACCTACATGCACTCACATCCATTGAAAGTACTAACAAAAAGGTACTACTAACCCCAGCAGCTTCAGATTCAACAAAGCATGAGAATCGGGGTTCTTTATGCGATGGAACAGGAAAATCTGGAATGGGTGGAGAAGAGCCAGTAACTGAAACTTTTTGACCAAAATGTGCCTTAATTAGCTCAACTACACTCTGCATGAGAAAGAAACATGATGAGAGTAACAACTGGAAAACTGTCTCAAAAAGCAAAATGTCAAGGCATACGATGTTATGAAGCATATTGTACATTAGTATAATTACAACATTCAAACCTGTGTATCCGAGAAATCACCCACAGCAACCACAGCCATATTGCTAAAGTGGTACCACTTATGGTAGAAGTGCTTAACAGTCTCAGGTGTAACTGTCCGTATCACCTTCTCCAAACCTATCGGCAGCCGTTCTGCATACTGAACAAAGCAACTAatcaagtaaaaataaaatagacgGTGATAACATATGTACAAAAATGAAGTAGCAAAGATAACTCCAAAATGACCAACGAGGCAACCCCACCTACGTATAGACGTACACAACTTGGTGAGTTATTTATACACATACAAATCAATTTAGCCTAATTTAAAAAACTACCCCATAAATatctgctttttcactttccctccctgactTTCAAGaatctatattttgcccccttaaaatttcagaaatattttcaggagGGTACAGTGTTAATGGAGAGggtaaaatgaccaaattgctcttacttcttctataaaaaaaaaataattttttaatatatttctgtcattttgaagagcattttcgatataaattataagaagtaGATGGAATTTGTGATGGAACCCTAACGGAAAGGGCTAAATACAACAACTTAAAATGTTGAGggggtaaaatataggttttcgAAAGTTAgggaggaaaagtaaaaaaacaggTATTTATAAGGGGGCTTTCTGTAATTTTGCCtttatattatttcaaattaacCATAAGTAGTGAAAAAACAGCACGATGGTCCCCTTCAACCCAGATATGCATTACAAAAGATGCTTACATTTGAAACTAAAGCATCCATCATACAGTAGAAACGCCCATACTTACAGAAAGAAAAGGTGCAATAATACCTTTGATCCTTCAAACATTAGAACCCAATGGGCGTCCTGCATGCGTCCTGCAGCGTTACGCCCTCCTCTATATTCTTCCAAAACAGCTCCACGCTCTTTTTCAAGATCCTCTGTCGATACTCGAACCTAGAACAAGCAAATAATCAAAAATGATGTGAAAAAGTTTTGAGTAGAAACTAGGAATCAAACATACTACGGCAATATATGCTCTCAAACCTCTGAACTGAACTCCGCTAGAACTGAAATGGCCTGTGATAAGAGGTCAGGCTTGTCCACAGGAACGAGCAACTCGTAAATAGTTTCATCAGAAGAAGTCAGCGCATTCTGGCACGCGCCAAACTCAGCCCCAATGCTCTCCAAAAACTTAACAATatcatgatttgaatatttctttgTGGCGCTGAAAGCTAGGTGTTCGACGATATGAGCAACTCCccgctcctcctcttcttccaaaACTGAGCTGCCAGAAAACCCCATTAAATTATTTCATTAGCAACATCCACGCGACCAAAGTATACTATCCCTTCAGTAAAACCCAACATAAAGCAACTCTTATTTCTGATGTACTAGAGATAAAATTCTGCACTGAAAGCTATGTTCATCGTACATTCTCAATTAATAAATCGAAATGCTCATCATATGGTTGTTCATAACTATTTTCTTCTCCCTTCAGGCCATATCTCCCAATATGAACCTGCTAAAACTACATACCGTTCCCGATTCTTACAGAAACACTACGACACATACAGATCAACTAACCAGCAAACATAGAGCAAAAAAACATCTCCTAGATCTGCATCAAACATCACCACGAGCTCAGCAACCACTAAATTACTCATAGGCAGATCCCAATTCCTCGAGAGCAAGCAAAATCTCTTCACTTAGCAAGCGATTTCCGCGAGATCGACGAGTGGAGAGGATTGAAAACCCGCAGATCTTCGACACAGAAGCCGAGATCGAGGGAGGGGGGTTGgggggctagggttagagttcgaCTCACCCGACGTtgacggcgagggcgagggcggcgcGCATGCGGGGCTTGGGGTTGGAGCGGACGTAGTAGGAGAGGCCGTTGTCGAGGACGCCGTACGCAACGCCCACGGGCTCCTCCGGCAACGCCTCGTCCATGGCGACGCTCAGAAGCTTCAGCGACCGGAACCCCACGCGCCGCCCCGGCGCCGGGCCCTCCGTTGGAAGAAGATCCATCGCCGGCTCCTGCTGCAACTTCGAAATGGTGGGTATCTCTGTTAGCTCTACtgttttagagagaaagagagagagagagaggcagagagagGAACTTCGGCGACCGCGGTCTCTATCCCGGATTGGCTGTTCCGTGGACCTTGTATACCACGTCACCCAAGAACCGGCTCAAAACTTGCATTGAGTTTGGAATCTCTCAAGATTTGAATGGAATTGGACATCAGAAAATTATAACTTCCGGAAGTTTAACTTCCCGAGCAACAAATGTTATGACCAACAATTCATGACATGCAGGTCTCTTAAACACTACATAGActgtatttaatttatatttaaacttatatttcaTTGCTTTAAGAACTCGTCACACATCTTGGGCCGAGCCGTTTTGTTGCTGGGCCGGAGATCCAAGTCCGAGAAGTTACTCTTTGGGCGGGGACGAGTTTGTTATCTTTGGAAAATTATCCACACGGACAGCTGAGAGTTAAAGCCAGAATCGGCGGCCAATCAGGCGGAGCCACCGAACAAGGAGAAAATTCGGCGGCGAAACAGATAACGTTGCCGATTTTAATAGGTATCTGTGCAATGAACGAGTCGTTAGCAAACGTGCATGCAAAAGGCTGCTTAAACTTGAAGGGCCGGGGCCTGTTCGTGGTGTCCGGCCCGGTAATGGGCCGGATTAGTGAGTAGAAGAAGAACGTCTTTATCTAAGGGCCCACCCAATGGGACCACCATTGGATACTGCAGCAGCAATACAAATGCGGGGGATTTGGGTGAACGAGGAAGTTCCCCCAGCTATCCCGCCGCTCCTTTTTTGGGGCTGGTTGGGACTGATTCAGAGCAGCATATGTTTTTACTTATTTTCAACCGGCACTTGTAAC
Coding sequences:
- the LOC109722239 gene encoding zinc protease PQQL-like; protein product: MDLLPTEGPAPGRRVGFRSLKLLSVAMDEALPEEPVGVAYGVLDNGLSYYVRSNPKPRMRAALALAVNVGSVLEEEEERGVAHIVEHLAFSATKKYSNHDIVKFLESIGAEFGACQNALTSSDETIYELLVPVDKPDLLSQAISVLAEFSSEVRVSTEDLEKERGAVLEEYRGGRNAAGRMQDAHWVLMFEGSKYAERLPIGLEKVIRTVTPETVKHFYHKWYHFSNMAVVAVGDFSDTQSVVELIKAHFGQKVSVTGSSPPIPDFPVPSHKEPRFSCFVESEAAGSAVMISCKLPVSEMKTVKDYRDSLAEAMFHCALNQRFFKISRRRDPPYFSCSSAADSLVRPVKAYIMTSSCGEGGTVEALESMLLEVARVRLHGFSEREISIVRALMMSEIESAFLERDQMQSTSLRDEYLQHFLRKEPVVGIEYEAQLQKTLLPHISPAEVSKFAINFCTTCSCVIKIVEPRARATLEDLKAAVVKVDALENERNIPLWDDENVPEEIVGESPEPGSIVEQVEYVSIGVSELLLSNGMRICYKCTDFLDDQVIFTGFAYGGLSELSEDEYISCSMGSTISGEIGVFGYKPSVLMDMLAGKRAEVSTKVGAYMRTFSGDCSPSDLETALQLVYQLFTTNVEPREEEVKIVMQMAEEAIRAQERDPYTAFANRVRELNYGNSYFFRPIRISDLKNVDPIRACEYFNNCFKDPSSFTVVIVGNIHPAVSLPLILQYLGGIPKPSEPILQFNRDDLKGLPFKFPATIIREVVRSPMVEAQCSVQLAFPVLLKNSSMMEEIHYVGFLSKLLETKIMQVLRFKHGQIYSVNVSVFLGGNKPSRSGDVRGDISVNFSCDPDISSKLVDLALDEISYLQDQGPSEQDVLTVLEIEQRAHENGLQENYYWLDRILRSYQSRAYSGDVGASFKIQDEGRTKVRKALTRSRVQLALQRILPFPCRKQYTVVILMPRLSHFRMLKSLLHLSTNGFSRDAKILAGAAGAVVLGISLWRYSRSTLKS